In Coregonus clupeaformis isolate EN_2021a chromosome 15, ASM2061545v1, whole genome shotgun sequence, one genomic interval encodes:
- the LOC121583542 gene encoding hydroxycarboxylic acid receptor 2-like has protein sequence MENFTTTEDDCCAFESPILDRVLPPILVLEFMFGLMGNVVALWMFIFHMDTWNPNSVYLTHLAMADSIVLFCLPFRADYYRRGKHWIHGDILCRIMLFLLMANRAASIFFLTAVAVDRYFKIVHPMNKINQMGLNYALWVSLGLWGLIIAATGYLLANEHFFIRNNRTQCESFNICMGFSPLSTWHNTFYVIQFFLPTAIVTFCTFCITWQLKNKTIDTGGKIKRAVQFVMAVALIFIICFFPSTVSRIAVWILKAWYNECRYFKEANLAFYTSVCFTYFNSVLNPIVYYFSSPVFSQTFLKLFNRLLGRKEEEGQPASPETGTGTGSPNTVSGRI, from the coding sequence ATGGAAAACTTCACTACTACGGAAGACGACTGCTGTGCCTTTGAGTCTCCCATCCTGGACCGGGTCCTGCCTCCCATCCTGGTGCTGGAGTTCATGTTTGGGCTGATGGGGAATGTTGTGGCTCTGTGGATGTTTATTTTCCACATGGACACCTGGAACCCCAACTCTGTCTACCTCACACACCTGGCCATGGCCGACTCCATCGTCCTGTTCTGTCTTCCATTCAGAGCCGACTACTACCGACGTGGCAAGCACTGGATCCATGGTGATATCCTGTGCCGGATTATGCTGTTCCTGTTGATGGCCAACCGCGCCGCTAGCATCTTCTTCCTCACTGCGGTGGCTGTCGACCGTTACTTCAAGATCGTTCACCCCATGAACAAGATCAACCAGATGGGCCTGAACTACGCTCTGTGGGTGTCTCTGGGCCTGTGGGGCCTGATCATTGCTGCAACCGGGTACCTGCTGGCCAACGAACACTTCTTCATCCGCAACAACCGGACGCAGTGCGAGAGCTTCAACATCTGCATGGGCTTCAGCCCGCTGTCTACGTGGCACAACACCTTCTACGTGATCCAGTTCTTCTTGCCCACCGCCATTGTCACCTTCTGCACCTTCTGCATCACCTGGCAGCTGAAGAACAAGACGATCGACACCGGGGGGAAGATCAAACGCGCGGTGCAGTTTGTCATGGCCGTGGCACTCATCTTCATCATTTGCTTCTTCCCTAGTACGGTGTCTCGGATCGCTGTGTGGATCCTAAAGGCCTGGTACAACGAGTGCCGGTATTTCAAAGAGGCCAATTTGGCATTCTACACCTCTGTGTGTTTCACCTACTTCAACAGCGTGCTGAACCCCATTGTGTACTACTTCTCCAGCCCTGTCTTCAGCCAGACCTTCCTGAAGCTGTTCAACAGACTGctggggaggaaagaggaggagggacagCCAGCCTCGCCTGAGACTGGAACTGGGACCGGCAGTCCGAACACAGTGTCAGGGAGGATCTGA